GATGCGCAGGTCGAGCGAGGTGCCCAGCACATCATCGCGATGCAGCGCGGCTGCCGCGGCGGTGCTGGCATGCAGGCCGCCCAGCATGATGCAGGCGACCATCAGCAGGAGGGGAAATTGCTTCATCGAAGGCTCGATCAGGCACAGGGCCGCCCGACCGGTCCATTGCAGGCGGCCCGGCCGGTAGACGGAACAAAAGGTGGAGCACCGGGCCACCGCAGACGGGCGGCCCGATGTATCAGCGACGGGGCTGCGGCGGCGGCAGCGTGGCGTCGACAGCGTCGACCACGCCATCCTTGTTGCGGTCGGCGGTGTCGAACAGGCGCTTGCCGGACACCTGGTATTCGGCGAAGGTCATGTGGCCATTCTTGTCGGCGTCCAGCACGCCGAAACGCACGTGCACCTGGCGGTCGCCGCCCTGGTCCAGCGCGTCGATGCGGCGGTCCACCCGGGTCTCGAATTCGGCCAGGTACTCATCCAGCGAGAGCTGGCCGTCGGCATCGCCATCGGTGCGGGCAAACTGCGCCGCACGCACGCGATCGTACTCGGCGCGGTCGACCTTGCCATCACCGTTTTCGTCGTACAGCTCCAGGAAGCCGGCCGCGGTATGGCTGGTGGGCATGCCCAGACGGCTGCGGCGCCGGCTGTCGAAGCGCTGTGCACCGGCTGCGGTCCTGGCCTCGTGCTTCGGCGCATCCTTGGTTTCGGTGGCCTTGTTGGCCAGTGCCTTCTGCCCACCCTGCCAGGTTTTCTCACCGGCAGCATCGAACTCGGCACGTGAGACCAGGCCGTTCCTGTCGGTATCCAGCGCGGCAAAGCGGGCCTTGGTCTGTTCCACCTGCGCGGCGCGTTCGCGCTCGATCTCCGCAGCCACGCGGGCATCGAACTCGGCCACATACTCGGCCTCTTCCACGGTGCCGTTGCGGTCGGTATCGGTGGCATCGAAGCGCGCGCGGCGGAAGGTCTCGAATTCCTGCCAGGTCACGCGACCATCGTTGTTGTCGTCATGTTCGGCAATGAACGCCTGCACATTGTTGCCGTGGCCGCCAACCAGCGGTCGCGCGGCGGGGGCGGTATGTGCGGATGCAGCGGAGGAAACCAGCAGCGCGGCAACGCACGCACTGGCAAGCACGGTAGTTTTCATGTCGACCTCGAAGGCGGTGTTACTGGGAAATCAGGGATTCAGCACGCGGAACGTGAGAGTCACGCTGTTGCTGTACTCGGCAACCTGCGCACCCGCCGGTGCGGCCGTGCGGTGGCGGGTCAGCGCGACCCAGGTGCCGGCCGCAGACAGCGGCATGCGCACGTGCCCGGCGGCATCACTTTTCAGGGTGACGACCTGCGGCGTGCGGTCCGAGCTCCAGACCGCCTCGGTGATCTCCACGGCCTGGTTGGCCAGCGGCGCGCCGTCGTACTGCACGATGAAATCGAAGGTCTCGCCCACGTACAGATCGCTGGGGTGGCTGACCGGTACCAGTTCCACGCCCTTGTTGCGCGGCGCAAGCGCGGCGTGATCGGGGTTGCCCACGGTGACGTAGCTGTCGGCCTGGGTGAGCGACTGGAAATCGGAGATGACCTTGGAACCAGCGGGAATCTTCACCGCCGGGTCGCGCGAGCTTGCGCGCTTGCCGTTCTGTTCCCAGGTACGGAACAGCGCGCCGAGGCGCGGGCCGGTGCTGAGGCGGTAGGTGCCGGTGCCTGCCGGCAGCGTGTATTCCGCCACGGTACGGGTCTTCATGGCCTGCGCAGCCAGCGGCGCTTCGCTGCCGTCCGGACCGGTCACGGTGAACTGGCTGCCGTCGAACGCCGTCTCCGGTACGAAGAAGGTCTCGGCGAACGAGGCGTCCATGGCAATGGTCTGCCCTGCCCGCGGCGTGAAGCTGCTGGGGACCAGGTAAGGCGTGTGGGCGTATGCCGGCAGGGATGCGGCCAGCGCCAGCGCGGCGGCGGCAAGCAGGGAATGCGTCTTCATGGGACCTTCGTGTCGGTGAGCGTGGGCGCTGGCGAGACGGAGGTCCGGGGCTGGCGGACGGAATGTTAAGTTAAGTGAGATTGGTTATCAATTAGTGAAATTCTTCGGCGTGTGTCGCTCTCACACGGCCTGTATCGACTGCACGACGCTCAACGCCGTTCCTGGCGATCTGCGACGTACAGCAGCAGCGCTCCGCAGCCCATCAACAGCGCCGTCGCCACCAGTGCCCCCTGGTAGGTGCCGGTCGCTTTGGCCATGTACCCCGCGATGATCGGCCCGATGATCTGTGCCACGCCGTAGCCCAGCGTGATGCGGGCCATGCCCTTGGACGGGTTGGACGGCGCGTGCCGCCCCACAAGCGCCAGGGTGAGGCTGACGATGCCGACGAAGGTGGAGCCGAACAACGCGGCCGACAGCAGATTGACGGCCGCGCTGGATGAAACGGCCGGCAACAGCATGCCGACGCCCTGCAACACGTAGGCCGCCGCCAACGCGCGGGTGGCACCGGAGCGGCGGGCGATGCGGTCCCAGACGAAGGTGGAGGGCAGCGCCGCCACGCCGACGATGACCCAGACCCAGCCTCCCCTGCCCTGCAGCACGGGCAGCGTTTCGAGAATGGCAACAATGAAGGTGGCGCCGATGACAAAGCCAAAGCCTGCACACAGGTAAGCCGCGCTGAGCAGACGCATCCACGCGCCCGACGCTGCGGCTGACGGCGAAGCCTGGGGATTGGCAGCAGCGGGGGGCGACGCCGGGGCAGGCATCCAGCACCAGGCCGGCACGAAGAACGCCAGCCCGAGCACACCCAATGCGATCCACTGTCCCGACCACGCCAGCGCCGGCAGCGTCAGCACCACCGCCGCGCCGGAAACCACGATGCCCAGTCCCATGCCAGTGAAGTGCAGGCCGAGATCCGGGCGACGCCCGTGCTGCAGCAGCCAGTTCAGTACCAGTCCGGAGGCCAGAAGCAGCCCCGCCACGCTGGACAGCCCGGACAGAAAGCGCAGGACACCCCAGGCAACCGGATCGCGGGTCAGGCCCATGGCGACGGTACTGGCCACGGCCACCACCAGGCCGATGCGGTACAGCACGTAGCGCGTATGCAGCGTGCCGGCTGTAGCGGCCAGCAGGGTGCCGGCCATGTAACCGGCGTAGTTGATGGCCGCCAGCCAACCGGCCGCCACGTAGCCCAGGCCCGCCTGCGCCTTCATGATCGGCAGCATCGGCGTGTAGGCGAAGCGGGCCAGCCCGACGGTGAGGACCAGCGCGCAGATGCCGGCGAGGATCACGCGATATGGCGTGACGTGGGGCGCGCTTCCTACCTGGGTCATCGTCTTCCGTTGCGGGTGCCAGCGTTCCCGGACCGTATCACCTGCATTCGTGCCGGGGCCATGCCGCAAAAGTAGTGGGCACGCGAGCACTAGACGACCGGTCTAATCAGGCGTATTGTTGACCCAATGAACACTGCCCACGACACCGCAGGCACCGACGTCCGCCAGAGAATCCTGGCCAGCGGCCGTCGCACCATGGGCGGCAAGGGTTTCTCGGCGGTGGGCCTGAACGAGGTTCTGAACTCGGCCGGCGTACCCAAGGGCTCGTTCTACCACTACTTCGGCTCGAAGGACGCGTTCGGCGAGGCTCTGCTGCAGGACTACTTCGACGAATATCTGGGCGAAATGGACCAGATATTCCGTGCGCCCGGCCAGACCCGGGCCACACAGCTGGACCACTACTTCGCTGCGTGGATGGACAGCCAGTCCTTCGAGGACTGCCAGGGCAAGTGCCTGGCGGTGAAGCTGGGTGCCGAGGTGGCTGATCTATCGCCCGCCATGCGCGCGGCGCTGCGCACCGGAACTGCCGGCATCATCGAACGCCTCGCGCAGGCGATCGAGGACGGCCGGGCCGAGGGTTCTGTGGCCGGCAACGGGTCCGCACACGCGCTGGCACAAAGCCTGTACCAGCTGTGGCTGGGCGCCAGCATCATGGTGAAGATCGTGCGCGGCCCGCAGCCCTTCGAGAGCGCGCTGGCAACCACACAGCAGATGTTGCACCCCTCACGCTGAGCGAGCCGTGCCTGCGGCACACTCTGCCCGTCGTGTTTTTTTGAGCGGAATCTAGACGACCGGTCTACTTGTTAGCCCTCTACAACCGGAGCATCCCCATGAAAGTCCTCATCGTTCTGACCTCGCACGACCAGCTTGGCGACACCGGCCATAAGACCGGGTTCTGGCTGGAAGAACTGGCCGCCCCCTACTACGCCTTCAAGGATGCGGGCGCGCAGATCGTGCTGGCCTCGCCCAAGGGCGGCCAGCCGCCGCTGGACCCGAAGAGCAACGAGCCCGCGTTCCAGACGGAACTGACCCGCCGCTTTGAAGCCGACGCCGACGCCAAGGCGCAGTTGGCCGCCACCGTCCGCCTGGACAGCGTGGATGCCGCCGACTTCGATACCGTGTTCTACCCCGGCGGCCACGGCCCGCTGTGGGATCTGGCCAACGACACCCATTCCATCGCGCTGATCGAATCGTTCGTTGCCAGCGGCAAGCCGGTCGGTCTGGTCTGCCATGCACCGGGCGTGCTGCGCCAGGTCAAGGCGCCCGACGGCCGGCCGCTGGTAGCGGGCAAGCAGGTCACCGGTTTTGCCAACAGCGAAGAAGACGCCGTGGGCCTGACCAATGTGGTGCCCTTCCTGGTGGAAGAGATGCTGAAGGACCTGGGCGGCGACTACTCGAAGGGCCCGGACTGGGGCTCCTACGTGCTGCGCGACGGCCTGCTGATCACCGGGCAGAACCCGGGCTCCTCGGCCGAAGCCGCGGCCGTACTGATCCAGGCGGTAGACCCGACCTGAGGGCACACGGGGTGCGATCCGCGTCGGAGGCCTGGATCGCACCCGCATGCGTGCTACGGTGCGGGCAGAGGCAGCGTGCAGATTCCTTCCTATCGGCAGATTCCATGAAACGCACCCCGGCCACCGCCACTGCGGCAGACACCCCCCTGCCACCGGACCTGTTCGATGCTTTGCGCCGGCTGCTGCTGCACCACCGCGATGGCCTGAGCGTTGTCCACGATACGCCGGAACATGTCTACGCCAACTGCCGCACGCCTGCGGCGAACGGCAAGCCGCACTTTTTCGGCGCAGTGAAAGTGTCTGGTCGCAAGCATGCGTTCCACTTCATGCCCGTCTACGATTTTCCCGAGCTGCTGGCGGACATCAGCCCGGCCTTGAAGAAGCGCATGCAGGGCAAATCCTGCTTCAACTTTGAGCGCTTCGATGCCGAATTTCTGGCGCAGTTGAAGACGCTGGTGGACGCAGGTGCGGCGCGTTACAAAGCCGAAGGCAGGCTCTGAGCTTTAGCAGAGTCGAGCTTGCTCGACTGGCACGGCACAACTGTAGAGTCGAGCTTGCTCGACTGGCACGGCACAACCAGAAACAAAAGCCGTACCGGGTCAAACGCTCTAGCGCTCGCGGCAGCGCAGCCAGCCGCCTGATGGCGAGGCCACCTGTTCCCAGCCATTGGCCAGCCGCCGGAACGCTTGGCCGCCGATGCAGGCAGTACCAGTGCGTTTGGCTTCCGCCGAACCCAGCGCCGGCAGCACGCGCACTTCACTGGACGGACCCGGCCGGCCCGCCTGGCGGGCTTCGCTCTGCAGCGTGCTCGCCTCGATGCTGGCGCAGTACGCTTTCATCCCCGTGTGTGGGTGGTCAGGCCACGCGTATTGTTCGCAGTTGAAGGGCGTGGTCGTCTTCGACATCGAGTTGTACGACGCCTTCGGGGCAGCAGGCAACGGCTTCCGTGCAGGACCGGTCGCGGAGTGGATCTGCTGTGCGGTCGCCGGAAGTGCGGCGGCCAGCAGCCAGCCCAGCAGCAGCGTGCGAACATCCATGTGGCGCCTCGTTCCGTAAGTGGAAACCGCAAAGGTCTTTACGCGTGACGCGTCACGGTGATGCCCCCTGCATGCCTTCGATTCTGCCCGAAACCGGCCGCGCTGCCGAGACCGTGCGACGCGCCGGACATGCGCCAGGGTACGGCATGAGTGCGGCGGTGGTTCATCCATTCCACACAACCCTGCTCTAGCATGGGCCATGCCCATTGACTGCCCAGGAAACCCATGACGGATCATTCTGCTGCCGCATTCACTGAAACCGAACGCCAGCAGGCGCTGGACGCGCTGCACGTGGTCGGCAGCCTGCCCGAGCCGGCCTACGATGACATCGTGAAGGTGGCCGCCGCCGTCTGCGGTACGCCGATGGCACTGGTGACGCTGATTGATCGCGACCGCCAATGGTTCAAGGCCAAGGTCGGCGTCGAGGGCAGCGAAACCGACCGCGACGTGGCGGTCTGTGACCATACGATCCGGCAGCCTGATCGGCTGCTGGAGGTGGGTGACCTGAAACAGGACAGCCGCTTCGTCGATAACCCCGTATTGAACGAGATCGGCGCGCGCTTCTACGCCGGCATGCCCCTGGTCACGCGCGAAGGCGCAGCCGTCGGTGCTGTCTGCGTGGTGGATCTGTCGCCGCGCTCGCTGAGCCAGGAACAGCGCGACGCCCTGCAGGCCCTGGCCCGCCTGACCATGACACTGATGGAGGCGCGCAGCCGCGAGCGGCAGCAGGAAGTGGCGACGATTCTGGAGCAGAGCCCGCTGGTGGAAGCCGCTCATGCCACCGGAACCGCCTGCACGGTGGTCATTCTTGAGCTCCAGGACATGGCGGCGCTGGCCGACCAGATGGGCGAGCGCAGCCTGGAACGCCAGCTGCAGCAGCTTGATGTGGCGCTTGAGCACTGCCTGGATACGCAGCGCGGCGACAGCATCAACCGGGTGACCGGCAGCGGCGAGTTCATCGCGGTGCTGGGCAGCGACCAGGCCAACGTAACCGTGGCCGCCCTGCAGGCGGTGGCCGATGAGGCGTCCTCGCGACTGGCCCGGCCGCTGCTGCTGGGGGCTGCCGGTGGAACCGGCGAAGAGAGCACCAGCGCGGTGTTCCTGCGCGCCGACCGCGAACTGAGTGCGCGCAAGGACGAACTGCGCTGAGGCGTTCGGTCACCTCACTCGAAGTAGAGCATCATGGCCGGCCCGCTGCAGGTTTCAGGCACGGGCCCGGCTACGTTGCCGGGCGACAGCGCCATTGCGCCACCGCCGAAGGTGTGCGTCTCGCCGAAGCCCACCCGGTTGCCGCTGCGGGTGCTGCGCACGCCGATGGGCACGCCGGCCTGCCATTCCAGCTCGAAGCCGGCGGGCCAGAGCGCCAGCTGCTGGCGGCCTGAAGCGGGAACGAAGTAGACGCACGCACCCATCGGCTGGATCGTGCCGGTGGCCGAAGCGGTCAGCCAGACCATCGAGGCGTCCGGCGTCAGTTTCACCAGCTGCAGCGCGGATGCGGAGGAGCGGCCGCCGCCGCCCATGGTGCTGCAGCCGGAGAGCGCCGCCACCAGCACCAGTACGTGGGTGCGCGCGCTTTTCCAGCCCATCATGATCGCGTCCATCGGCCCTCCTGGCGGTGTCCGTTGCGTGGAGTCTACCCAGCATTGGCTCAGGACGGTGTGGGCGGCAGGCACTCAGGGCTGTTACAGCGCCTGCAGGGCATCGAACACGGGCGTTTCGCCCTCGGTGAGTTCGATGATGCAGCGGCGCACCTGCGGGTGTTCGATCAGGCCCAGCAGCGTGGCCGCGACATCGGCGCGGGCGATGCTGCCATAGGGAATGGCCAAGCCGGCGCGTACCCGGCCGGTGCCCGGTTCGTCGGTGAGCGTGCCCGGGCGCAGGATCACCCAGTCCAGCGCACTCTCCGCCAGGTGCACATCGGCGCGCTTCTTCACCGCCATATAGTTTTCAAACGTATCGGAGAGATGCTTTCCGCGCCCGGCTTCCGGGAACGCCGACACCAGCAGGAAGCGCGGCACGGCGGCCGCCTGTGCCGCGGCGACGGCCAGCTCCAGCCCGCGGCCATCGATGGCGTCGGTCATCGACGCCCCACCCTTGCCGCCCGCGCCCGCCGTGAAAACGACCACATCGCAGCCCTGCATGTGTGCCGCCAGTGAAGCGACATCCAGTTCCAGCAGGTCACCCTGGACCGGCCGCGCGCCCAGCGCGTTCAGTTCGGCAGCCTGTTCCTGTGCGCGGTGCAGCCCAGTACGCGGTGGCCGCGTGCGCTGGCCTGTTGTACCAATGCACGGCCGACGTTGCCGGCGGCGCCGACGATGAGTATCTGGCTCATTGGGGATCCTGTGTGAGGGAGCGGTGCCCAGTGTGGCGGGCGGCGTTCCAACGCAGCGTGATCGCAGGGCGCACCTGCATGGGTCGTTCACCTGCCACCGCAGTCTGGCAAACGACCTGCGGAATAAGGTGGGGCGTACTCAACGCGATCCGCATGGAGGACGTTCATGCATCCGCACGTGCTTGGCTGGGGCGCCACGGTGATTCTGATGGCGACGCTGATCCGGCAGATGATCAAACAATGGCAATCGCCGCATCCGGAGGTCGTATCACGGTGGTTGTTCGTTGGGCAGATGACCGCTTCGGCGCTCTTCATCGTGTACAGCGCGATGCTGGGGTCGACCGTGTTCGTGGTCACCAACGCCCTGCTGTTGTTGACCGCAGTGGCAGGCCAGGTGCTGGCATGGCGCCGCCGTCGCCGATACCCGGCGCCTCCGCCGTGCTGACCGGTAGACATCTCATGGAGCACGACGATGGACGCGCCTACCGCCCTGATCATCATCGACCTGTTCAGCCTGTTCGATTTTCCAGATGGACCACGTCTGGCTCCCATTGCAGCCCACGCTGCAGATCGGGCTGCGAAGCTGCGCAGCGCCTTTGACGCGCGCGGTCTTCCGGTCATCCATGCCAACGACAACTTTGGCCAGTGGAAGCGTGACTTTCCTGCACTGGTGGATGCCTGCCGCGAGCAGGGAGGTGCGGCAGCGCATATCGCCTCCATCCTGGCACCGGAGCCCCATCACTACTTCATCCTCAAGCCCAAGCACTCCGCATTCCTCGCCACACCGCTGCCTGTGCTGCTGGCCAAGCTCTGCGTCAAACGGCTGGTACTTGCTGGCATGGCCCTGGATTCGTGCGTGCTTGCAACCGCGCTTGACGCCAATTCCCGCGAGTATGAAACCGTTGTTGCCTGGCAAGCCACCGCATCCCTGCCTGACCGTCGCCACGCCGCCCTGCGGCTGCTGCAACGCTCCGGCGCCGTCAAAGTGCTGGATGATCGAGGGGTGATCGCCCTGCTGGATGCCGGCTGAGACGGGCCCTGCGCCTGATCAGCCCAGGTGCGGGGCGACCACGGCCGCCAGATGGTCCATCGCCGCCACTGGACGGCCCTCGCGCCCTGCCCTGCGCACAAAGCCGCGCCAGTCTGCATAGGCCGCCTGGCTGAGCTCGCGGGCGCCGGTGGGCAGCAGCCGCATGGACCAGTAAGGAAACATCCGCCGGCCAACCCGCCCGCGCGCAAGCTCGACGATCTCGTGGTGGCTGCCGGCGCCGAGGATGCGGCCGTATGCTACCCCCAACGCGTCCTCGGGCCCCTCGATGTACTGGAGAAAGCGTTGCCCATCAAACAGCAGGATGCCGGTGATGCCCGCGTCCCGGTTGAATCGTGCGGCATCCTCGACCAGAGCGGCCAGGCGGTCTTCGGGAAGGTCGGGAACAGCTTCGCTGGCGTAAGCGATTGCGCGGTTTGCCATGGATACGAGAGAGTGAGTTTGCCTTATCCACGACTTTACCTACCCACTGTCAACTCCGGGTCTTCGTGCCTTGGCCTTCTCGTGAAGGCACGTTCCCTGGCAGCGTCAGCCCGTCCATGGAGCGCGCTGGCCTGCACACCGCAGGGCAACGGATGCAGCGTCAGCCATTCCGGATTGTTTCCACCAGCGCCTGCAGACAGAGCGCGTTCGGCACGGCGTGCCCATGCGCGGTGTTGTCCAGGATGATCCAGGCTGGCCCATCCCGTGCGGCAACCGTCGCGGCCGTGGCCAAGGCCTGCAGATCGCCTTCCTCGTATCGGCTGTAATACATCCGGGGCCGCCCGTGCCAGCGCCAGTAGGTCCACTGAAGCGAACCGCCGGGCTCGCCGGCCGAGGGAACGCGTGCCGGATCTGCGGCCGCGCGTGCGATGCCATGGCGCTTCAACAATGCATCCGCTGGCGCAGTGAACCAGCTTTCGTGTCGAGGCTCGCACGCAACCGCGGCATTCGTACGGTTCCGCAGTGCCCGAAAGAACGCGGAGGCCACGTGGGCATCGAACGCCAGTCCCGGAGGAAGCTGAAGCAGCAGCGGCCCCAGCCGCTCACCCAGGTGGTGCACCGCGCGCAGGAACGGATCCAGCAAGGGCGCTGCACCGCGCAGGCCAGACTCATGACTGATGGTTCGCGG
Above is a genomic segment from Stenotrophomonas sp. ESTM1D_MKCIP4_1 containing:
- a CDS encoding TetR/AcrR family transcriptional regulator, with product MNTAHDTAGTDVRQRILASGRRTMGGKGFSAVGLNEVLNSAGVPKGSFYHYFGSKDAFGEALLQDYFDEYLGEMDQIFRAPGQTRATQLDHYFAAWMDSQSFEDCQGKCLAVKLGAEVADLSPAMRAALRTGTAGIIERLAQAIEDGRAEGSVAGNGSAHALAQSLYQLWLGASIMVKIVRGPQPFESALATTQQMLHPSR
- a CDS encoding NAD(P)H-binding protein, which translates into the protein MHRAQEQAAELNALGARPVQGDLLELDVASLAAHMQGCDVVVFTAGAGGKGGASMTDAIDGRGLELAVAAAQAAAVPRFLLVSAFPEAGRGKHLSDTFENYMAVKKRADVHLAESALDWVILRPGTLTDEPGTGRVRAGLAIPYGSIARADVAATLLGLIEHPQVRRCIIELTEGETPVFDALQAL
- a CDS encoding DUF72 domain-containing protein, which encodes MTAVGTPGIAPRIEPIHVGCAGWSLPAAQAGGFGDGNSVLQRYATRFTCAEINSSFYRPHKPETYARWADAVPDGFRFSVKIPRTISHESGLRGAAPLLDPFLRAVHHLGERLGPLLLQLPPGLAFDAHVASAFFRALRNRTNAAVACEPRHESWFTAPADALLKRHGIARAAADPARVPSAGEPGGSLQWTYWRWHGRPRMYYSRYEEGDLQALATAATVAARDGPAWIILDNTAHGHAVPNALCLQALVETIRNG
- a CDS encoding YbfB/YjiJ family MFS transporter; the encoded protein is MTQVGSAPHVTPYRVILAGICALVLTVGLARFAYTPMLPIMKAQAGLGYVAAGWLAAINYAGYMAGTLLAATAGTLHTRYVLYRIGLVVAVASTVAMGLTRDPVAWGVLRFLSGLSSVAGLLLASGLVLNWLLQHGRRPDLGLHFTGMGLGIVVSGAAVVLTLPALAWSGQWIALGVLGLAFFVPAWCWMPAPASPPAAANPQASPSAAASGAWMRLLSAAYLCAGFGFVIGATFIVAILETLPVLQGRGGWVWVIVGVAALPSTFVWDRIARRSGATRALAAAYVLQGVGMLLPAVSSSAAVNLLSAALFGSTFVGIVSLTLALVGRHAPSNPSKGMARITLGYGVAQIIGPIIAGYMAKATGTYQGALVATALLMGCGALLLYVADRQERR
- a CDS encoding type 1 glutamine amidotransferase domain-containing protein, translating into MKVLIVLTSHDQLGDTGHKTGFWLEELAAPYYAFKDAGAQIVLASPKGGQPPLDPKSNEPAFQTELTRRFEADADAKAQLAATVRLDSVDAADFDTVFYPGGHGPLWDLANDTHSIALIESFVASGKPVGLVCHAPGVLRQVKAPDGRPLVAGKQVTGFANSEEDAVGLTNVVPFLVEEMLKDLGGDYSKGPDWGSYVLRDGLLITGQNPGSSAEAAAVLIQAVDPT
- a CDS encoding NAD-dependent epimerase/dehydratase family protein — translated: MSQILIVGAAGNVGRALVQQASARGHRVLGCTAHRNRLPN
- a CDS encoding GAF domain-containing protein produces the protein MTDHSAAAFTETERQQALDALHVVGSLPEPAYDDIVKVAAAVCGTPMALVTLIDRDRQWFKAKVGVEGSETDRDVAVCDHTIRQPDRLLEVGDLKQDSRFVDNPVLNEIGARFYAGMPLVTREGAAVGAVCVVDLSPRSLSQEQRDALQALARLTMTLMEARSRERQQEVATILEQSPLVEAAHATGTACTVVILELQDMAALADQMGERSLERQLQQLDVALEHCLDTQRGDSINRVTGSGEFIAVLGSDQANVTVAALQAVADEASSRLARPLLLGAAGGTGEESTSAVFLRADRELSARKDELR
- a CDS encoding BLUF domain-containing protein: MANRAIAYASEAVPDLPEDRLAALVEDAARFNRDAGITGILLFDGQRFLQYIEGPEDALGVAYGRILGAGSHHEIVELARGRVGRRMFPYWSMRLLPTGARELSQAAYADWRGFVRRAGREGRPVAAMDHLAAVVAPHLG
- a CDS encoding DUF4198 domain-containing protein is translated as MKTHSLLAAAALALAASLPAYAHTPYLVPSSFTPRAGQTIAMDASFAETFFVPETAFDGSQFTVTGPDGSEAPLAAQAMKTRTVAEYTLPAGTGTYRLSTGPRLGALFRTWEQNGKRASSRDPAVKIPAGSKVISDFQSLTQADSYVTVGNPDHAALAPRNKGVELVPVSHPSDLYVGETFDFIVQYDGAPLANQAVEITEAVWSSDRTPQVVTLKSDAAGHVRMPLSAAGTWVALTRHRTAAPAGAQVAEYSNSVTLTFRVLNP
- a CDS encoding isochorismatase family cysteine hydrolase, which codes for MDAPTALIIIDLFSLFDFPDGPRLAPIAAHAADRAAKLRSAFDARGLPVIHANDNFGQWKRDFPALVDACREQGGAAAHIASILAPEPHHYFILKPKHSAFLATPLPVLLAKLCVKRLVLAGMALDSCVLATALDANSREYETVVAWQATASLPDRRHAALRLLQRSGAVKVLDDRGVIALLDAG